One segment of Streptomyces sp. YIM 121038 DNA contains the following:
- a CDS encoding alpha/beta fold hydrolase translates to MPVLPGAEPYRHEGGEVGVLLCHGFTGSPQSLRPWAEYLAERGLTVSLPLLPGHGTRWQDMQVTGWQDWYAEVDRELRLLLERCAEVFVFGLSMGGALTLRLAAKHGDAVRGLVLVNPANKVHGLAAHALPVARFLLPTTKGIASDIAKEGSAEIGYDRVPLHAAHSMRRFFRLVDAELPQVTQPLLLLHSPNDHVVPPADSARILSRVSSTDVTEILLEQSYHVATLDHDADRIFEESYGFIGRLAPSAGKEGTATGG, encoded by the coding sequence GTGCCGGTCCTCCCCGGAGCCGAGCCGTACCGCCACGAGGGCGGCGAGGTCGGCGTCCTGCTGTGTCACGGCTTCACCGGATCCCCCCAGTCGCTGCGCCCCTGGGCCGAGTACCTGGCGGAGCGCGGCCTGACCGTGTCCCTGCCGCTGCTGCCAGGGCACGGCACACGCTGGCAGGACATGCAGGTCACCGGCTGGCAGGACTGGTACGCGGAGGTGGACCGCGAGCTGCGGCTGCTCCTGGAGCGGTGCGCGGAGGTGTTCGTCTTCGGGCTCTCCATGGGCGGCGCCCTGACGCTGCGGCTCGCCGCCAAGCACGGCGACGCGGTGCGCGGCCTGGTCCTCGTCAACCCGGCGAACAAGGTGCACGGCCTGGCCGCCCACGCCCTGCCCGTCGCCCGCTTCCTGCTGCCCACCACCAAGGGCATCGCCAGCGACATCGCCAAGGAGGGCTCGGCCGAGATCGGGTACGACCGGGTGCCGCTGCACGCCGCGCACTCGATGCGGCGCTTCTTCCGCCTGGTCGACGCGGAGCTGCCCCAGGTCACCCAGCCGCTGCTGCTCCTGCACAGCCCGAACGACCACGTGGTGCCGCCCGCCGACTCCGCCCGCATCCTCAGCCGCGTCTCGTCCACGGACGTCACCGAGATCCTGCTGGAACAGAGCTACCACGTCGCGACGTTGGACCACGATGCGGACCGGATCTTCGAGGAGAGCTACGGATTCATCGGCCGGCTCGCCCCCAGCGCAGGCAAGGAAGGGACGGCCACCGGTGGCTGA
- a CDS encoding endonuclease/exonuclease/phosphatase family protein → MPTSPTRTLPNSRTEPDGSAVIRVLSYNIRSMRDDTDALARVISACEPDLVLVQEAPRFFRWRKKLARLARACDLVTLSGGGTAAGPALLCSLRATVERTEDVLLPLTPGQHRRGFATAVVRFGGARLGVLSCHLSLRDEERYAQGGMLLDRIAGMGVPHAVAGGDLNDRPDGRTFRRLADGLQDCWATAPWGGEQTSTPADPHQRIDAVFATPGVQVLGCGVPLGHPGVRDADLGAATDHLPVLAALRVPAQSAGSDRP, encoded by the coding sequence ATGCCCACGAGCCCGACGCGTACGCTGCCCAACTCCCGCACCGAGCCGGACGGTTCGGCCGTCATCCGGGTGCTCAGCTACAACATCCGTTCGATGCGCGACGACACCGACGCGCTCGCCCGCGTCATCTCCGCGTGCGAGCCCGACCTGGTCCTCGTGCAGGAGGCACCCCGGTTCTTCCGCTGGCGCAAGAAGCTCGCGCGGCTCGCCCGCGCCTGCGACCTGGTGACGCTCTCCGGCGGCGGCACCGCGGCGGGGCCCGCGCTGCTCTGCTCGCTGCGGGCCACCGTCGAGCGGACCGAGGACGTCCTGCTCCCGCTGACGCCGGGCCAGCACCGGCGCGGCTTCGCGACGGCCGTCGTCCGCTTCGGCGGCGCCCGGCTCGGCGTCCTGAGCTGTCATCTGAGCCTGCGGGACGAGGAGCGGTACGCGCAGGGCGGCATGCTCCTCGACCGGATCGCCGGGATGGGCGTCCCGCACGCGGTGGCGGGCGGCGACCTCAACGACCGCCCCGACGGCCGTACGTTCCGCAGGCTCGCCGACGGCCTCCAGGACTGCTGGGCCACCGCCCCCTGGGGCGGCGAACAGACCTCGACCCCGGCCGACCCGCACCAGCGCATCGACGCGGTCTTCGCCACGCCGGGCGTCCAAGTCCTCGGCTGCGGCGTGCCGTTGGGCCACCCCGGCGTACGCGACGCGGACCTCGGGGCGGCCACGGACCACCTGCCGGTCCTCGCCGCGCTCAGAGTGCCCGCACAGTCGGCGGGCTCGGACAGGCCCTAG
- a CDS encoding ROK family glucokinase: MGLTIGVDIGGTKIAAGVVDEDGHILSTFKVPTPGTPEAIVDAIASAVEGARAGHEIVGVGIGAAGYVNRQRSTVYFAPNIDWRQEPLKDKVEERVGLPVVVENDANAAAWGEYKFGGGKGHRNAICITLGTGLGGGIIIGNKLRRGHFGVAAEFGHIRMVPDGLLCGCGSQGCWEQYASGRALVRYAKQRANAAPENAEYLLSLGDGTPDGIEGKHISMAARQGDLVAVDSYRELARWVGAGLADLASLFDPSAFIIGGGLSDEGELVLEPIRKSFKRWLVGAQWRPEAKVIAAQLGNKAGLVGAADLAREPDPVM; this comes from the coding sequence ATGGGACTCACCATCGGCGTCGACATCGGCGGCACGAAGATCGCGGCCGGAGTGGTCGACGAGGACGGTCACATCCTGTCGACGTTCAAGGTGCCCACACCGGGCACCCCCGAGGCCATCGTCGACGCGATCGCCTCCGCCGTGGAGGGCGCGCGAGCCGGGCACGAGATCGTCGGCGTGGGCATCGGCGCCGCCGGATACGTCAACCGCCAGCGCTCCACGGTCTACTTCGCGCCGAACATCGACTGGCGCCAGGAACCGCTCAAGGACAAGGTCGAAGAGCGCGTGGGCCTGCCGGTGGTGGTCGAGAACGACGCCAACGCGGCCGCCTGGGGCGAGTACAAGTTCGGCGGCGGCAAGGGCCACCGCAACGCCATCTGCATCACGCTCGGCACCGGCCTCGGCGGCGGCATCATCATCGGCAACAAGCTGCGCCGCGGCCACTTCGGCGTCGCCGCCGAGTTCGGCCACATCCGCATGGTGCCGGACGGCCTGCTGTGCGGCTGCGGCAGCCAGGGCTGCTGGGAGCAGTACGCCTCCGGCCGCGCCCTCGTGCGGTACGCCAAGCAGCGCGCCAACGCCGCCCCGGAGAACGCCGAGTACCTCCTCTCGCTCGGCGACGGCACCCCCGACGGCATCGAGGGCAAGCACATCTCCATGGCCGCCCGCCAGGGCGACCTGGTCGCCGTGGACTCCTACCGCGAGCTGGCCCGCTGGGTCGGCGCGGGCCTGGCCGACCTGGCCTCCCTCTTCGACCCGTCGGCCTTCATCATCGGCGGCGGCCTCTCGGACGAGGGCGAGCTGGTGCTCGAACCCATCCGCAAGTCCTTCAAGCGCTGGCTCGTCGGCGCGCAGTGGCGCCCCGAGGCCAAGGTCATCGCCGCCCAGCTCGGCAACAAGGCGGGCCTGGTCGGCGCCGCGGACCTCGCCAGGGAGCCCGACCCGGTGATGTGA
- a CDS encoding DUF5304 domain-containing protein — protein sequence MSDATERDAHDASEPERPRDAAPEGPEPREDAAAAPDDDAWATACAEDLAAEKARRRARYGPPPGSAAEELRKLVDAVSEKLSGLQAPLLGAVAQGAVQETVQQVVRQAKAAVEPVIERNPDVFDHLAAAGSELLAAYRSAVTAQEGRWTRDEAGRPAAPDGSGRPEDGPGPGEHIDLD from the coding sequence ATGAGCGATGCCACTGAGCGTGACGCGCACGACGCGTCCGAGCCGGAGCGCCCGCGGGACGCCGCCCCCGAGGGCCCCGAGCCCCGCGAGGACGCCGCCGCGGCCCCGGACGACGACGCCTGGGCGACCGCGTGCGCCGAGGACCTCGCGGCGGAGAAGGCCCGCCGCCGCGCGCGGTACGGCCCGCCGCCCGGCTCCGCGGCCGAAGAGCTGCGCAAGCTCGTCGACGCCGTCTCGGAGAAGCTCTCCGGCCTCCAGGCGCCGCTGCTCGGCGCGGTCGCCCAGGGCGCCGTGCAGGAGACGGTGCAGCAGGTCGTCCGCCAGGCCAAGGCCGCCGTCGAGCCCGTCATCGAGCGCAACCCCGACGTCTTCGACCACCTGGCCGCCGCGGGCTCCGAGCTGCTCGCCGCCTACCGCAGCGCGGTCACGGCCCAGGAGGGCCGCTGGACCCGCGACGAGGCGGGCCGCCCGGCCGCCCCGGACGGATCCGGGCGTCCCGAAGACGGTCCCGGACCCGGCGAACACATCGATCTGGACTGA
- a CDS encoding ArsA-related P-loop ATPase → MRTLLITGPGGAGRTTLAAATALAAARAGTRTLVLSADPQDTLGTALGTPTGPRPRAVTDGLTALRPAPDDSFRDDLLALQDHAGAALDLLGADRLDGEELTPLPGAEELALLRALRDAARGAHGPYDTLVVDLPAAPRALALLALPEQLRRYLRRLLPPERQAARALRPVLGRLAGVPVPAASLYENAARWDDRLAAARSLLDAPGTSVRLVVEPGPAAVDAVARTALGLALHGLRLDGLVANRVLPDGGDSPWLAALRAQQHKALAEWDAARAEWGAAHPTHRVPHLGQDPRGLDDLTALGPAAPGPAPAPLDWPVTDALAEESLLIWTVPLPGAVRDDLGLVRRGDELVLTAGPFRRIVSLPSALRRCTVSGAGLRDGCLRVRFTPDPDLWPRTR, encoded by the coding sequence ATGCGCACCCTCCTCATCACCGGCCCCGGCGGCGCCGGGCGGACCACCCTGGCGGCGGCCACCGCCCTCGCCGCCGCCCGCGCGGGCACCCGCACCCTGGTGCTCTCCGCCGACCCCCAGGACACCCTCGGCACGGCCCTGGGCACCCCCACGGGCCCCCGCCCCCGGGCCGTCACCGACGGCCTGACGGCGCTGCGGCCCGCCCCGGACGACTCCTTCCGCGACGACCTGCTCGCCCTCCAGGACCACGCGGGCGCCGCCCTCGACCTGCTCGGCGCCGACCGGCTCGACGGCGAGGAGCTGACCCCGCTGCCGGGAGCCGAGGAGCTGGCCCTGCTGCGCGCCCTGCGCGACGCCGCCCGGGGGGCGCACGGCCCGTACGACACCCTCGTCGTCGACCTGCCCGCCGCGCCCCGCGCCCTCGCGCTGCTCGCCCTGCCCGAACAGCTGCGCCGCTATCTGCGCCGCCTCCTTCCCCCGGAGCGGCAGGCGGCCCGCGCGCTGCGCCCCGTCCTCGGCCGGCTCGCGGGCGTCCCCGTGCCCGCCGCGTCCCTGTACGAGAACGCGGCCCGCTGGGACGACCGGCTCGCCGCCGCGCGGAGCCTGCTCGACGCCCCGGGCACCAGCGTGCGCCTGGTCGTCGAACCGGGCCCCGCCGCCGTCGACGCCGTGGCCCGCACCGCGCTCGGCCTCGCCCTGCACGGCCTGCGCCTGGACGGCCTCGTCGCCAACCGCGTGCTGCCCGACGGCGGCGACAGCCCCTGGCTCGCCGCGCTCCGCGCCCAGCAGCACAAGGCCCTGGCGGAGTGGGACGCCGCCCGGGCGGAGTGGGGCGCCGCCCACCCCACGCACCGCGTTCCGCACCTCGGCCAGGACCCGCGCGGCCTCGACGACCTCACCGCGCTGGGTCCGGCGGCCCCGGGCCCCGCGCCCGCGCCCCTGGACTGGCCCGTCACCGACGCGCTCGCCGAGGAGTCCCTGCTGATCTGGACCGTCCCGCTGCCCGGCGCCGTCCGCGACGACCTCGGCCTGGTGCGGCGCGGCGACGAACTGGTGCTGACCGCGGGCCCGTTCCGCCGGATCGTTTCGCTGCCCTCCGCGCTGCGCCGCTGCACCGTCAGCGGAGCGGGCCTGCGCGACGGCTGCCTGCGCGTCCGCTTCACCCCCGACCCGGACCTGTGGCCCCGGACCCGGTGA
- a CDS encoding SRPBCC family protein, translating to MAEHTSSSITIEAAPADVMGVIADFARYPEWTGEVKQAEVLATDGAGRAEQVRLVMDAGAIKDDQTLAYTWTGEHEVSWTLVKSQMLRSLEGSYLLKAAGTGTEVTYRLTVDVKIPMLGMIKRKAEKVIIDRALAGLKQRVETK from the coding sequence ATGGCGGAACACACCAGCTCGAGCATCACGATCGAGGCGGCACCGGCCGACGTCATGGGCGTGATCGCCGACTTCGCCCGCTATCCGGAATGGACCGGAGAGGTCAAGCAGGCCGAGGTCCTGGCGACGGACGGCGCGGGCCGCGCCGAGCAGGTCCGCCTCGTCATGGACGCGGGCGCGATCAAGGACGACCAGACGCTCGCCTACACCTGGACCGGCGAGCACGAGGTCTCCTGGACCCTCGTCAAGTCCCAGATGCTGCGCTCCCTGGAGGGCTCCTACCTCCTCAAGGCCGCGGGCACCGGCACCGAGGTGACCTACCGGCTCACCGTCGACGTCAAGATCCCCATGCTCGGGATGATCAAGCGCAAGGCGGAGAAGGTCATCATCGACCGCGCCCTGGCGGGCCTGAAGCAGCGCGTGGAGACGAAGTAG
- a CDS encoding metallophosphoesterase, producing the protein MPGFRVHVVSDVHGNAKDLARAGDGADAVVCLGDLVLFLDYADHARGIFPDLFGKENATRLVELRTARRFEEARVFGASLWAGIDRGPAVESAVRKQYAELFAAFPAPTYATYGNVDIPRLWPEYAGPGTTVLDGERVEIGGRVFGFVGGGLRTPMRTPYEISDEEYAAKIEAVGEVDVLCTHIPPEVPELVYDTVARRFERGSRALLAAIRRTRPRYSLFGHVHQPLVRRMRIGSTECVNVGHFASAGRPWALEW; encoded by the coding sequence ATGCCAGGTTTCCGGGTCCATGTGGTCAGTGACGTGCACGGCAACGCCAAGGATCTGGCCCGCGCGGGCGACGGCGCCGACGCCGTGGTCTGCCTGGGCGATCTCGTGCTCTTCCTCGACTACGCGGATCACGCGCGCGGCATCTTCCCCGACCTGTTCGGCAAGGAGAACGCCACCCGCCTGGTCGAGCTGCGCACCGCGCGCCGCTTCGAGGAGGCCCGCGTGTTCGGCGCGTCCCTGTGGGCGGGCATCGACCGGGGCCCCGCCGTGGAGAGCGCCGTCCGCAAGCAGTACGCGGAACTCTTCGCGGCCTTTCCCGCCCCGACGTACGCCACGTACGGCAATGTCGACATCCCGCGTCTCTGGCCTGAATACGCCGGGCCCGGCACCACCGTCCTCGACGGCGAGCGGGTGGAGATCGGCGGCCGCGTCTTCGGCTTCGTCGGCGGCGGCCTGCGCACCCCCATGCGCACCCCGTACGAGATCAGCGACGAGGAGTACGCCGCCAAGATCGAGGCCGTCGGCGAGGTGGACGTGCTCTGCACGCACATCCCGCCGGAGGTCCCCGAGCTCGTCTACGACACCGTGGCCCGCCGCTTCGAGCGCGGCAGCCGCGCCCTGCTCGCCGCCATCCGCAGGACCCGGCCGCGCTACTCCCTCTTCGGCCACGTCCACCAGCCGCTCGTCCGGAGGATGCGGATCGGGTCGACGGAGTGCGTGAACGTCGGACACTTCGCGAGTGCCGGACGGCCCTGGGCCCTGGAGTGGTGA
- a CDS encoding AMP-dependent synthetase/ligase: MREFSLPALYEVPADGNLTDIVRRNAAQHPDVAVIGRKVNGRWEDVSATAFLAEVRAAAKGLIAAGVGPGDRVGLMSRTRYEWTLFDFAIWSAGAVTVPVYETSSAEQIQWILGDSGAVACVVESDAHAAAVESVRDRLPALAHVWQIDRDAVAELNRTGAEVSDAAVDERSAVAGADDPATIVYTSGTTGRPKGCVLTHRSFFAECGNVVERLNPLFRTGECSVLLFLPVAHVFGRLVEVAALMAPIKLGHAPDIKHLTDELAAFRPTLILGVPRVFEKVYNGARAKAQADGKLKIFDKAADTAIAYSRALDAPGGPSLGLRLKHKLFDKLVFSKLRAVLGGRGEYAISGGAPLGERLGHFFRGIGFTVLEGYGLTESCAATAFNPWDRQKIGTVGQPLPGSVVRIADDGEVLLHGEHLFKEYWNNEGATEEALADGWFHTGDIGTLDEDGYLRITGRKKEIIVTAGGKNVAPAVIEDRIRAHALVAECMVVGDGRPFVAALVTLDEEFLGRWAQENGKPAGATAASLREDPELLAAVQRAVDDGNAAVSKAESVRKFRVLSAQFTEDSGHLTPSLKLKRNVVAKDYADEIEALYRG; the protein is encoded by the coding sequence TTGCGCGAGTTCAGCCTTCCGGCCCTGTACGAGGTCCCCGCGGACGGCAATCTGACCGACATCGTCCGCCGCAACGCCGCGCAGCATCCGGATGTCGCCGTCATCGGCCGCAAGGTGAACGGACGTTGGGAGGACGTCTCGGCGACGGCCTTCCTCGCCGAGGTGCGGGCCGCCGCCAAAGGGCTGATCGCGGCGGGCGTCGGGCCGGGCGACCGGGTGGGTCTGATGTCCCGTACGCGCTACGAGTGGACGCTGTTCGACTTCGCGATCTGGAGCGCGGGCGCGGTCACCGTGCCGGTGTACGAGACCAGCTCGGCCGAGCAGATCCAGTGGATCCTCGGCGACTCGGGCGCCGTGGCCTGCGTCGTCGAGTCGGACGCGCACGCGGCGGCCGTGGAGTCGGTGCGCGACCGGCTCCCGGCCCTGGCGCACGTGTGGCAGATCGACCGGGACGCCGTGGCGGAGCTGAACCGGACGGGCGCGGAGGTCTCCGACGCGGCCGTGGACGAGCGCAGCGCGGTCGCGGGCGCCGACGACCCGGCGACCATCGTCTACACCTCGGGCACCACGGGCCGCCCCAAGGGCTGCGTCCTCACCCACCGCAGCTTCTTCGCGGAGTGCGGCAACGTGGTGGAGCGGCTCAACCCGCTGTTCCGCACGGGCGAGTGTTCGGTGCTCCTGTTCCTGCCCGTCGCGCACGTCTTCGGCCGTCTGGTGGAGGTCGCCGCGCTGATGGCCCCCATCAAGCTGGGCCACGCCCCCGACATCAAGCACCTCACGGACGAACTGGCCGCGTTCCGGCCGACGTTGATCCTCGGGGTGCCGCGCGTCTTCGAGAAGGTCTACAACGGGGCGCGCGCCAAGGCCCAGGCCGACGGCAAGCTCAAGATCTTCGACAAGGCCGCGGACACGGCGATCGCCTACAGCCGCGCGCTCGACGCCCCGGGCGGCCCCTCGCTCGGCCTGCGGCTGAAGCACAAGCTCTTCGACAAGCTCGTCTTCAGCAAGCTGCGGGCCGTCCTCGGCGGGCGCGGCGAGTACGCCATCTCCGGCGGCGCCCCGCTCGGCGAGCGCCTCGGCCACTTCTTCCGCGGCATCGGCTTCACCGTTCTGGAGGGCTACGGCCTCACCGAGTCCTGCGCGGCCACCGCCTTCAACCCCTGGGACCGGCAGAAGATCGGTACGGTCGGGCAGCCGCTGCCCGGCTCGGTCGTCCGCATCGCCGACGACGGCGAGGTGCTGCTGCACGGCGAGCACCTGTTCAAGGAGTACTGGAACAACGAGGGTGCCACCGAGGAGGCCCTCGCGGACGGGTGGTTCCACACCGGGGACATCGGCACGCTCGACGAGGACGGGTATCTGCGGATCACCGGCCGCAAGAAGGAGATCATCGTGACGGCGGGCGGCAAGAACGTCGCGCCCGCCGTCATCGAGGACCGCATCCGCGCGCACGCGCTCGTCGCCGAGTGCATGGTCGTCGGGGACGGGCGGCCGTTCGTGGCCGCGCTCGTCACGCTCGACGAGGAGTTCCTCGGCCGGTGGGCCCAGGAGAACGGGAAGCCCGCCGGGGCCACGGCGGCCTCGCTGCGGGAGGATCCCGAGCTGCTCGCCGCGGTCCAGCGGGCCGTGGACGACGGCAACGCGGCGGTCTCCAAGGCGGAGTCGGTGCGCAAGTTCCGGGTCCTGTCCGCGCAGTTCACGGAGGACTCCGGGCACCTCACGCCGTCCCTGAAGCTGAAGCGCAACGTGGTGGCGAAGGACTACGCCGACGAGATCGAGGCGCTGTACCGGGGGTAG
- a CDS encoding glycosyltransferase family 4 protein: MHKTLIVTNDFPPRPGGIQAFLHNMALRLDPAELVVYASTWKRGREGAEATAAFDAEQPFTVVRDRTTMLLPTPRVTQRAVSLLREHGCTSVWFGAAAPLGLMAPALRKAGARRLVATTHGHEAGWARLPASRQLLRRIGESTDTLTYLGEYTRSRIAAALTPAAAARMVQLPPGVDEKTFHPGSGGAAVRARLGLTDRPVVVCVSRLVPRKGQDTLILAMPRILAAEPDAVLLIVGGGPYEKELRKLAAETRVADSVVFTGAVPWAELPAHYGAGDVFAMPCRTRRGGLDVEGLGIVYLEASATGLPVVAGDSGGAPDAVLDGETGWVVRGGSPEAAAERILPLLGDAELRRRMGERGRAWVEERWRWDLLAERLRDLL, encoded by the coding sequence ATGCACAAGACCCTGATCGTCACGAACGACTTCCCGCCCAGGCCCGGTGGCATCCAGGCGTTCCTGCACAACATGGCGCTGCGGCTCGACCCGGCCGAGCTAGTCGTCTACGCCTCCACCTGGAAGCGCGGCCGCGAGGGCGCCGAGGCCACCGCCGCCTTCGACGCCGAGCAGCCCTTCACGGTCGTCCGCGACCGGACGACGATGCTGCTGCCCACGCCCCGCGTCACGCAGCGCGCCGTCTCGCTGCTGCGCGAACACGGCTGTACGTCGGTGTGGTTCGGCGCGGCGGCACCGCTCGGCCTGATGGCGCCCGCCCTGCGCAAGGCGGGGGCCCGGCGCCTGGTCGCGACCACGCACGGGCACGAGGCGGGCTGGGCCCGGCTGCCCGCGTCCCGTCAGCTCCTGCGCCGCATCGGCGAGTCCACGGACACCCTCACCTACCTGGGCGAGTACACGCGCTCGCGCATCGCCGCCGCGCTGACGCCCGCCGCGGCCGCGCGCATGGTCCAACTGCCGCCCGGCGTCGACGAGAAGACCTTCCACCCCGGCTCGGGCGGCGCCGCGGTGCGGGCGCGCCTCGGCCTCACCGACCGCCCCGTCGTGGTCTGCGTGTCCCGGCTCGTCCCCCGCAAGGGGCAGGACACCCTGATCCTCGCCATGCCCCGGATCCTCGCCGCCGAGCCCGACGCGGTGCTGCTGATCGTGGGCGGCGGGCCGTACGAGAAGGAGCTGCGCAAGCTCGCCGCCGAGACGCGGGTCGCGGACTCCGTGGTGTTCACCGGGGCCGTGCCGTGGGCCGAGCTGCCCGCGCACTACGGCGCCGGGGACGTCTTCGCCATGCCCTGCCGTACCCGCCGCGGCGGGCTCGACGTCGAGGGCCTCGGCATCGTCTATCTGGAGGCCTCCGCCACGGGCCTGCCGGTCGTCGCCGGGGACTCCGGCGGGGCACCGGACGCCGTCCTCGACGGGGAGACCGGCTGGGTCGTCAGGGGCGGGTCCCCCGAGGCCGCGGCCGAGCGGATCCTGCCCCTGCTCGGCGACGCGGAGCTGCGCCGGCGGATGGGGGAGCGGGGCCGCGCCTGGGTCGAGGAGCGCTGGCGCTGGGACCTCCTGGCGGAGCGGCTGCGGGACCTGCTGTAG
- a CDS encoding glycosyltransferase 87 family protein, with protein sequence MKYWKTGEVRMAGTSTSTAAGQDTETSTGASTLADPAPAPAPAPAPAPRTGVHELGLLAVWILTRAVLLLCVFRVIVTPGPDVTSDVTFIYQGWYDVLRTGTFPLDDVTWQYPPAAALAVLGPGLLPFLSYPAAFFLLSFAADAVVTGLLAHAGGRPGRTPRGVWVWTAGVALLGPTAYARYDLMVTALAVAALLAGARRARAAGAVAGLGALVKVWPVLLLVGAPRGAATRRSWGAAAATAAAVALVSVVAMPGAFAFLAFQRDRGTEVESLGALVFHVARHLGWQGTVQLNYGSVEFLGPYVPVVSTGAQVLSVAALGWLLLWRARARAWSVTTPADAAFAAVLLFTTTSRVISPQYLVWLVGVAAVCLAYRDSRMAVPARLVLLATLVTFLEFPVWFAHVVASDALGVTLLVVRNGLLVAAAFLACRTLWRQTVVKAAPALSPAAAAGSPASAR encoded by the coding sequence ATGAAGTACTGGAAAACGGGCGAGGTGCGCATGGCGGGCACGAGCACGAGCACGGCCGCGGGGCAGGACACGGAGACGAGCACGGGTGCGAGCACGCTCGCGGACCCGGCACCCGCACCCGCACCCGCACCCGCACCCGCACCGCGGACCGGTGTCCACGAGCTGGGGCTCCTGGCCGTCTGGATCCTGACCAGGGCCGTGCTCCTGCTGTGCGTCTTCCGGGTGATCGTGACGCCGGGCCCCGACGTCACCAGCGACGTCACGTTCATCTACCAGGGCTGGTACGACGTCCTGCGCACCGGCACGTTCCCGCTCGACGACGTCACCTGGCAGTACCCGCCCGCCGCGGCGCTCGCGGTGCTCGGTCCCGGGCTGCTGCCGTTCCTCAGCTATCCCGCCGCGTTCTTCCTCCTGTCGTTCGCGGCGGACGCGGTGGTGACGGGCCTGCTGGCGCACGCGGGCGGACGGCCGGGCCGCACGCCGCGCGGCGTGTGGGTGTGGACGGCGGGCGTGGCGCTGCTCGGCCCGACCGCCTACGCCCGGTACGACCTGATGGTGACGGCGCTCGCGGTCGCCGCCCTGCTGGCGGGCGCGCGCCGGGCCCGCGCGGCGGGAGCCGTCGCCGGGCTCGGCGCGCTGGTGAAGGTGTGGCCGGTGCTGCTGCTCGTGGGCGCCCCGCGCGGAGCCGCGACGCGGCGCTCCTGGGGCGCGGCGGCGGCCACGGCGGCCGCGGTCGCGCTGGTGTCCGTGGTGGCGATGCCGGGCGCCTTCGCGTTCCTGGCCTTCCAGCGCGACCGGGGCACGGAGGTGGAGTCCCTCGGCGCGCTCGTCTTCCACGTCGCGCGCCACCTGGGCTGGCAGGGCACCGTGCAGCTCAACTACGGCTCGGTGGAGTTCCTCGGCCCCTACGTACCCGTGGTGAGCACGGGCGCGCAGGTCCTGTCGGTGGCGGCCCTCGGCTGGCTGCTGCTGTGGCGGGCGCGGGCCCGCGCCTGGTCGGTGACCACCCCGGCGGACGCGGCCTTCGCGGCGGTGCTGCTCTTCACCACGACGAGCCGGGTGATCAGCCCGCAGTACCTGGTGTGGCTGGTGGGGGTCGCGGCGGTGTGCCTGGCGTACCGGGACAGCCGGATGGCCGTGCCCGCCCGGCTCGTGCTGCTCGCCACGCTCGTGACGTTCCTGGAGTTCCCCGTGTGGTTCGCGCACGTGGTGGCGAGCGACGCGCTCGGCGTGACGCTGCTCGTCGTGCGCAACGGCCTGCTCGTGGCGGCGGCGTTCCTCGCCTGCCGGACGCTGTGGCGGCAGACGGTCGTCAAGGCCGCCCCCGCGCTCAGCCCAGCTGCCGCCGCAGGTAGTCCCGCCAGCGCGCGGTGA